One stretch of Flexistipes sp. DNA includes these proteins:
- the dapA gene encoding 4-hydroxy-tetrahydrodipicolinate synthase, translating to MFKGSIVATVTPLKNGNVDEERLRELVEFQISNGTKGIVPCGTTGESATLTYDEHCKVIDIVIDQVNGRVPVIAGAGSNSTHETVFLAKHAKEAGADAALVITPYYNKPTQKGLYEHFKHVAENVDIPVVLYNVPGRTAVNMLPDTVIALSKIKNIVGIKEASASLEQAAQIIENTDEDFVLLSGEDSMTFPLLCLGGDGVISVSTNIVPGMMSQMCESFAKNDFIAARKIHYKLFNLFKGLFFETNPIPVKKALYLMGMIENEIRLPLVEMTPENTERLRQILIDLNLDLKH from the coding sequence ATGTTTAAGGGCAGTATTGTCGCGACCGTTACTCCGTTAAAAAACGGAAACGTAGATGAAGAAAGACTGAGAGAGCTGGTGGAATTTCAAATTTCAAACGGCACAAAAGGTATAGTACCCTGTGGTACGACCGGTGAATCAGCGACACTGACTTATGATGAGCACTGCAAAGTTATAGATATCGTTATAGACCAGGTTAACGGCAGAGTTCCTGTTATCGCCGGTGCCGGTTCTAACAGTACTCACGAAACGGTGTTCCTTGCCAAACACGCAAAAGAGGCAGGAGCCGATGCCGCACTGGTTATCACTCCATATTATAATAAACCTACTCAGAAAGGGCTTTATGAACATTTTAAACATGTTGCAGAGAATGTAGATATACCGGTTGTCCTGTATAATGTACCCGGCAGGACAGCTGTTAACATGCTTCCGGATACTGTTATAGCTTTATCCAAAATTAAAAATATTGTCGGCATAAAAGAAGCCAGTGCATCTCTTGAACAGGCGGCACAGATAATAGAAAATACTGATGAAGATTTTGTTCTGCTCAGCGGTGAGGATTCAATGACATTTCCGCTGCTCTGTCTCGGTGGAGACGGGGTAATATCCGTATCTACAAACATTGTCCCCGGCATGATGTCGCAGATGTGTGAAAGTTTTGCCAAAAATGACTTTATAGCTGCAAGAAAAATACATTACAAACTTTTTAACCTTTTTAAGGGATTATTTTTTGAAACAAACCCTATTCCTGTTAAAAAAGCCCTTTATCTTATGGGAATGATTGAGAACGAAATCAGACTGCCTCTTGTGGAAATGACACCGGAAAATACAGAACGTTTAAGGCAGATATTAATAGACTTAAAT
- the dapF gene encoding diaminopimelate epimerase, translated as MISEFYKMSGGGNDFILIDNTDNSIPESKASGLAEKLCKRQLSVGADGLILICSSEEDDFKWLFYNSDGSVAEMCGNGARCAARFAYLNDIAGRSMTFETLAGKIKAEIIDDNSVKVLMTPPLDAIFNYSIEIDKKWLEVSSVNTGVPHVIIKSENIANESLIETGRKIRFHDKYSPAGTNVNFYEITDDSTVAMRTYERGVEGETLACGTGAVAVAITANACENINFPVKIKTRSGATLTIHKQDNNFFLEGEARIIYQGVLNKEAYDYE; from the coding sequence ATGATTTCAGAATTTTATAAAATGAGCGGCGGCGGAAACGATTTTATTCTTATCGATAACACGGATAATTCAATCCCTGAAAGTAAAGCCTCAGGTTTAGCTGAAAAATTGTGTAAGAGGCAGCTTTCTGTGGGAGCTGACGGATTAATACTCATATGCAGCTCTGAGGAAGATGATTTTAAGTGGCTGTTTTATAATTCAGACGGTTCAGTAGCTGAAATGTGCGGCAACGGAGCCAGATGTGCTGCAAGGTTTGCTTATCTCAATGATATAGCGGGCAGGAGCATGACTTTTGAAACCTTAGCCGGAAAAATTAAAGCGGAAATTATAGATGACAATAGCGTCAAGGTTCTTATGACCCCCCCGTTGGACGCAATTTTCAATTATTCAATAGAAATAGACAAAAAATGGTTGGAAGTCTCAAGTGTTAATACCGGCGTTCCGCATGTTATAATTAAATCTGAAAATATTGCCAATGAATCTTTAATCGAAACCGGAAGAAAGATACGTTTCCACGATAAATACAGCCCCGCAGGCACAAATGTCAATTTTTACGAAATCACAGATGATTCAACAGTTGCAATGAGAACATATGAAAGGGGTGTGGAAGGAGAAACATTAGCCTGCGGAACCGGCGCAGTTGCCGTTGCAATTACCGCAAATGCTTGCGAAAATATAAATTTTCCTGTAAAGATAAAAACAAGAAGTGGTGCTACCTTGACAATTCATAAACAGGACAACAACTTTTTCCTTGAAGGGGAAGCCAGAATAATTTACCAAGGGGTTTTAAACAAAGAGGCTTATGATTATGAATAA
- a CDS encoding HyaD/HybD family hydrogenase maturation endopeptidase, translating into MNICVLGLGNLLMNDDAAGALTAKELQKEFDNSDNFKVVEGGTLGMDLLHFIQWSDYLIIIDSVQLDLEPGSVVKIEGKDIDYVFQNKLSPHQMGMKDILFASEISGDLPEKIVFYGIQVENIEMDMELSAKVKANISKLKNEVIKEIECAKNFALEEKL; encoded by the coding sequence ATGAATATATGTGTTTTGGGTTTAGGCAATTTATTGATGAACGATGATGCTGCCGGCGCCTTGACTGCAAAAGAACTGCAAAAGGAATTCGATAACTCCGATAATTTTAAAGTTGTCGAGGGCGGCACGCTGGGGATGGACTTACTGCATTTCATTCAATGGTCTGACTATCTTATTATAATCGATTCCGTTCAGCTCGACCTGGAGCCGGGAAGTGTTGTCAAAATTGAAGGCAAAGATATCGACTATGTATTTCAAAATAAACTATCCCCCCATCAGATGGGAATGAAAGACATTTTGTTTGCATCGGAAATTTCCGGTGATCTGCCGGAAAAAATAGTTTTTTACGGTATTCAGGTTGAAAACATTGAAATGGATATGGAATTAAGTGCAAAAGTTAAGGCAAACATATCAAAGCTGAAAAATGAAGTTATAAAGGAAATAGAGTGTGCTAAAAATTTTGCATTGGAAGAAAAACTATAA
- the cybH gene encoding Ni/Fe-hydrogenase, b-type cytochrome subunit: MSAHTSPVEKMVYVWEGPLRISHWINFLCIIILSFTGYYIHNPFISSPTSTSAYVMGTVRYIHYLTGTIFAISVLLRIFWLLVGNRYSSWKCLKSLNLFNRNARYVLISYIRYYTFTGKKTPHTLGHNPVALIAYIIIFVLFVLQVFTGFALWAQVNPNGLMYSLTGWIFPLISNQWIRFFHYLVMFLIGGFVINHIYSAVLFDFKTQSGEISSIFSGWKPKRTD, from the coding sequence ATGAGCGCACACACTTCTCCCGTAGAAAAAATGGTATATGTATGGGAAGGGCCGCTTAGAATAAGCCACTGGATCAATTTTCTCTGTATAATAATTCTCTCTTTTACAGGATACTATATACACAACCCGTTCATAAGTTCCCCTACGTCAACAAGTGCTTATGTGATGGGTACAGTAAGATATATACATTATCTTACCGGAACTATCTTTGCCATAAGTGTACTTTTGAGAATTTTCTGGCTCTTAGTGGGGAACCGTTACTCCAGCTGGAAATGCTTAAAGAGCTTGAATCTGTTTAACAGAAATGCCCGCTATGTACTTATCTCCTACATCAGATACTATACATTCACAGGAAAAAAGACACCCCATACTTTGGGACATAACCCAGTGGCTCTCATTGCCTATATTATTATTTTCGTGCTTTTTGTGCTGCAGGTATTCACTGGTTTCGCATTGTGGGCTCAGGTTAATCCGAACGGTCTTATGTACTCATTGACCGGCTGGATTTTTCCACTTATCAGTAATCAATGGATCAGGTTTTTCCACTATCTGGTAATGTTTCTTATAGGTGGTTTTGTAATTAACCATATTTACAGTGCAGTGTTATTTGACTTCAAAACTCAATCCGGTGAAATCAGCTCCATATTTTCCGGGTGGAAACCTAAGAGAACAGATTAA